One region of Moraxella sp. ZY210820 genomic DNA includes:
- a CDS encoding calcium-binding protein, with protein sequence MKLTAQVVFETSLKYFNDNKLIEKTKHKYPDIVQIEMLAIQVHNMKVNLETLQSSQFSRHPEFNKIKINLKEQIADLQTAVQLLADDKGININVKHDDLTTTLDKLVGQGYGKLFNESMDKLFKYNDYIKLVYNTFDEKLSSDTSKQVDYVKDVLNLSSKLSGGAFVDGSAGLLYGAKQGAISLSSIIQSEGLKHLESLAQKIPTISAKGVVGILSRGVITGILTDLSYKGGYAFGELVFKEGFKAVLGKELYEMENFITVMDSIYSFIFQDLTGDKLNAVIVFNTLLLGNFINAQGQSVITEDTTILLGSDDYKEMDFNKALKNYKAIYKLISGKDDADNISNEFSMLAHMEKSYELFKTLKGQKLIIAQNSDDIKAFSKIALEDSASSFAYRYAIVNLNLFVLEGIDYSKHNKNGELELYDTEKHPDGLTEIYLSKRAEMLSIILDKANGKFQTSQYSYQDLEKDIVINETSLDTRYGNVDVYNENTQIIFGGEDSDTITAEDIGDKHNFLFGGKGDDRISAGEGRDYLEGNSGNDVLEGGDGDDTLWGGTGNDRLYGDSITPDGILGFGESQGNDVLVGGQGNDTFYGGKGSDKLIDLEGVDMYNAKLKETTSYYHPLFKMKGEDDIYDKDGRGLIFWYLAETKTDCGEFVDYYTRVKHGKGSTVKSNWFIVQGETGKTYHFMHSYLEHQSFNFIRKDLKQGQKLCFEYFDPWMEHIFGKTYLKSAKLVGE encoded by the coding sequence ATGAAACTAACCGCCCAAGTTGTCTTTGAAACTTCTTTAAAATATTTTAATGACAATAAACTGATAGAAAAAACCAAACATAAGTATCCTGATATTGTTCAAATTGAAATGCTTGCTATTCAAGTTCATAATATGAAAGTGAATTTGGAGACACTACAATCATCTCAGTTTTCAAGACATCCAGAATTTAATAAAATAAAAATAAATCTTAAAGAACAAATTGCAGATTTACAAACTGCTGTACAACTTCTTGCTGATGACAAAGGTATTAATATTAATGTTAAACATGATGATTTAACGACTACGCTTGATAAATTGGTAGGTCAAGGTTATGGCAAGCTTTTTAATGAGAGTATGGATAAACTGTTTAAATATAATGATTATATTAAACTGGTGTACAATACTTTTGATGAAAAATTGTCAAGTGACACAAGCAAACAGGTAGATTATGTGAAAGATGTACTTAATCTGAGTTCAAAACTCTCAGGAGGTGCATTTGTTGATGGGTCAGCAGGACTGCTCTATGGGGCAAAACAGGGGGCTATTAGTCTTAGTAGTATAATACAATCTGAAGGATTAAAACACCTTGAAAGCCTTGCTCAAAAAATACCTACTATTTCTGCTAAAGGTGTGGTGGGGATATTATCTCGTGGTGTAATCACTGGGATTTTAACGGATCTTAGTTATAAGGGTGGGTATGCTTTTGGTGAATTGGTATTTAAAGAAGGTTTTAAGGCAGTATTAGGTAAAGAACTCTATGAAATGGAGAATTTTATCACAGTTATGGATAGCATTTATTCCTTTATATTCCAAGATTTAACAGGAGATAAACTCAATGCTGTCATCGTATTTAATACCCTACTACTTGGCAACTTTATCAATGCACAAGGGCAATCTGTCATCACGGAAGACACCACCATCTTGCTTGGCTCTGATGATTATAAGGAAATGGATTTCAACAAGGCATTAAAAAATTACAAAGCCATTTATAAACTCATTTCAGGCAAAGATGATGCCGATAATATTAGCAACGAATTTTCTATGCTTGCCCATATGGAAAAATCTTATGAATTATTTAAGACTTTAAAAGGTCAAAAGCTGATTATCGCTCAAAATAGTGATGATATTAAAGCATTTAGTAAGATTGCTTTAGAAGATTCTGCTAGTTCCTTTGCTTACCGTTATGCGATAGTCAATCTGAATCTATTTGTTCTAGAAGGCATTGATTATAGTAAGCATAATAAAAACGGTGAGTTGGAGCTATATGATACTGAGAAACATCCTGATGGTTTAACGGAAATCTATCTTAGCAAACGAGCTGAAATGCTGTCCATTATTTTGGATAAAGCTAATGGTAAATTCCAAACGAGCCAGTATAGTTACCAAGATTTGGAGAAGGATATTGTGATCAATGAAACTAGCCTAGATACACGTTATGGTAATGTTGATGTTTACAATGAAAATACTCAGATCATCTTCGGTGGAGAAGATAGTGATACAATTACAGCTGAAGATATAGGTGATAAGCATAATTTTCTCTTTGGCGGCAAAGGCGATGATAGAATTTCAGCAGGAGAAGGTAGAGATTACCTAGAAGGGAATTCGGGCAATGATGTATTAGAAGGCGGGGATGGTGATGATACACTTTGGGGAGGTACAGGGAACGACCGCTTGTATGGTGATAGTATCACTCCAGATGGAATATTAGGCTTTGGAGAAAGTCAGGGTAATGATGTATTAGTAGGAGGGCAAGGTAACGACACTTTTTATGGAGGTAAAGGTTCAGATAAACTGATCGACCTAGAAGGTGTGGATATGTACAATGCCAAGCTAAAAGAGACGACATCCTATTACCATCCACTTTTTAAAATGAAAGGAGAAGATGATATTTATGACAAAGACGGACGAGGCTTAATCTTTTGGTATCTTGCTGAAACCAAAACAGATTGTGGTGAATTTGTGGATTACTATACTCGTGTTAAACATGGTAAAGGTTCTACAGTAAAGAGTAATTGGTTTATTGTGCAAGGTGAAACAGGTAAAACTTATCACTTTATGCATTCTTATCTAGAACATCAATCATTTAATTTTATCAGAAAAGACTTGAAACAGGGGCAAAAGTTGTGTTTTGAATATTTTGACCCTTGGATGGAGCATATATTTGGTAAAACTTATTTAAAATCGGCTAAATTAGTTGGAGAGTAA
- a CDS encoding calcium-binding protein has product MSVYTNGTIAGARNLDGAMNSPAEPTVGQHMSTAGNAVTIAGAVTEFYTKYNGGNLGTLGGLVSALGSLEHARHQIFKEKVALTPEEQAAVVEGLLNLLAFAAKNHPVGRLFTLGEYAAVMVGAYAKTLDWKEKMNAKNWQEEPNRSGKHYYYYDPLVLDLDGDGVETLAHKNKGVMFDFDADGLRHATGWVKDDDGILVYDRNADGTINDGREVFGDSTLKKDGSTAKHGFDALADLDSNGDGYINQDDDAYKLLSVWQDKNQDGISQEDELKTLEELGIQSLNLAYQNIRQNLNGDNQLTQIGNYTKVDGTKFTMGDVNFKFNSFYSQHSVAVEITDTQISQLPNLAGSGRVRSLHEAMQLSTELKEVVIQYAQASTKQAQLELLPSLLKAWAKTDPEYHEFQVPNLKKSVVVDASDPDAIRINATGVREEVIEDRSYIERIQAKYNTIAHKIGVLDSFLGTKTTNLYYYDEQHAQDTVDIINKTYENLNDVIYAGLYGQVAVFNHYSHYVYLHIKEDDEQNMQYSLDFSPLVEYFKQKIATGDEQQLKSVFVDLMEYMHYFQAPKILSNHNFSKVVVLLSQINEQMTIQQRTEWLDEINPILREQNLIAFGTDENNLIQGLNDNDMMFGKGGNDTLYGNAGDDTLIGGVGNDTLIGGIGDDTYVFSGDWGQDIIRDNTDNNKIYLEGINPDSLHLFRDGNDLIIKQLGTTNQITVYNQFHHQADSTHITSIQSITFDNGVIWDVNIIKQKTVIGTDDDNIIQGLNDNDMIFGKGGNDTLYGNAGDDTLIGGVGNDTLIGGIGDDSYVFSGDWGQDIISDNTGTNQIRLEGVKPSEVYLYHDNRHLIIKQLGSENSIQIQHQFDDKVGQVPITSILFADGTLWDSSVFKKYAVIGTPLNDVRYGFDGLDIMYGQDGDDTLYGQLDNDILYGGDGQDQLYGEDGNDTLYGENGNDTLDGGIGADRLIGGAGNDIYYVNELGDEVIENAEEGEDIVISAIDYTLTQHVENLTLVNNEQAITATGNTLNNIIIGNALDNTLDGQAGIDTMIGGTGNDTYYVDNSQDIIIEQAGEGNDHIIASSDYTLSAYIENLTLVDNATIAIGNDHNNIIIGNQQANHLEGGRGDDSLNGGLGADTMIGGLDNDTYYVDNILDRVVELIDEGYDTIISQVDYTLSQHVEHLILEAGSKAIYATGNELNNFIEGNEHNNIIDGGAGADRMNGGAGNDYYIVDHEFDQVLEHFSLESGIDTVEQHIDRPFYDFDEFGNTNKTGSYHLLFNNVENLILKGTAKTAFGNDLDNIITLNEQNNFVNALSGNDTIIYQKGGGKDTIVSTDRLESMDTLVIEGYEMSEAMFVRVTNTASPHDMLQIRFKGTNDQITLLDYFASDMNGQNNRIDEITFKKGEQMTTLSQSEFETKIFAQTNNHAPQVNKYPKPIQGEIGKVLSVSFDKDTIKDIDPYDRELSYRLTLASKGADGQYEALPSWLNFDPATLTLTGTPPKGTKSNLQFILWGEDSFNHSAGAYVNLNIANSTNHTPATTVPSAPIVTGNTIKDTKGNDTLKGTIADNTFIYTGGVDTITDKGGYDTLVFGNGITFNQVGQGLMMSGNDLVLRVNGSSANQVTLKNFFTDGNSIIETIKFETGGQIDYKQIYSLFGKTVATDTPAPTTDTTTSPAKPTVSPQNNFVGTAKADKITGTKGNDQLQGLSGADTLNAKEGNDILIGGIGNDTLMGGIGDDLYYFTQGFGRDTIINTGGGYDNIYFDGISFNQIGQGLTKQNNNLILKVKGSTDELTLKDFFLGGDNASLNIHFKDGGSISNTQLLDAFKSSKTPTHSDSQGFNQALETSLVLMEEFKHLTTDTHTPIF; this is encoded by the coding sequence ATGTCTGTATATACAAATGGTACAATTGCTGGTGCTAGAAATTTAGATGGAGCGATGAACTCTCCTGCAGAGCCAACTGTAGGACAACATATGAGTACAGCAGGGAATGCTGTAACGATTGCTGGAGCAGTAACTGAGTTTTATACCAAATATAATGGTGGAAACCTTGGTACTTTGGGAGGACTTGTAAGTGCATTAGGCTCTTTGGAACACGCTAGACATCAAATATTTAAAGAAAAAGTAGCCTTAACCCCTGAAGAACAAGCAGCAGTGGTTGAGGGTTTGCTAAATTTACTAGCTTTTGCTGCTAAAAATCACCCTGTTGGTCGTTTATTTACTTTGGGTGAGTATGCGGCGGTTATGGTAGGAGCATATGCTAAAACTCTTGACTGGAAAGAGAAAATGAATGCCAAAAATTGGCAGGAAGAGCCAAATCGTTCAGGGAAACATTACTATTATTATGACCCATTGGTTTTAGACTTAGATGGTGATGGTGTTGAAACACTGGCTCATAAAAATAAGGGTGTCATGTTTGATTTTGATGCAGATGGACTGCGTCATGCAACAGGTTGGGTTAAAGATGATGATGGTATTTTAGTATATGACCGTAACGCTGATGGCACTATTAATGATGGGCGAGAAGTGTTTGGTGATAGTACACTGAAAAAAGATGGTAGCACAGCAAAACATGGTTTTGACGCTTTAGCTGATTTAGACAGCAATGGCGATGGTTATATTAACCAAGACGATGATGCTTATAAATTACTGAGCGTGTGGCAAGACAAAAATCAAGATGGTATTTCTCAAGAAGACGAACTGAAAACGCTTGAAGAGTTAGGTATTCAATCACTTAACTTAGCTTATCAAAATATAAGGCAGAATTTAAATGGTGATAATCAGCTTACCCAAATTGGAAATTATACTAAAGTTGATGGCACAAAATTTACAATGGGTGATGTAAACTTTAAATTTAATAGTTTTTATAGCCAACATAGTGTAGCAGTTGAGATTACTGATACTCAGATTTCACAGTTGCCAAATTTGGCAGGTAGTGGGCGTGTGCGTAGTTTACATGAAGCAATGCAACTCTCAACAGAGTTAAAAGAAGTCGTGATTCAATACGCTCAAGCGAGTACAAAGCAAGCTCAATTGGAATTATTACCAAGTTTGTTAAAGGCATGGGCTAAAACTGACCCAGAATATCATGAATTTCAAGTGCCTAATCTTAAAAAATCAGTTGTGGTAGATGCAAGTGACCCTGATGCGATTCGAATTAATGCGACAGGTGTACGAGAAGAAGTCATTGAAGATAGAAGTTATATAGAGCGGATACAGGCAAAATATAATACTATTGCTCATAAAATTGGTGTGTTAGATAGCTTTTTAGGTACTAAAACAACAAATCTTTATTATTATGATGAACAACATGCTCAAGACACGGTTGATATTATCAATAAAACGTATGAAAATTTAAACGATGTTATTTATGCAGGGCTTTATGGGCAAGTTGCTGTATTTAACCACTATAGTCATTATGTTTATCTGCATATCAAAGAAGATGATGAACAAAATATGCAATATAGCTTAGATTTTTCTCCATTAGTTGAGTATTTTAAACAGAAAATTGCAACTGGTGATGAACAGCAATTAAAATCTGTTTTTGTGGATTTAATGGAATATATGCACTATTTTCAAGCTCCTAAGATATTATCAAATCATAATTTTTCTAAGGTAGTTGTGTTATTATCTCAAATTAATGAGCAGATGACGATACAGCAAAGAACTGAATGGTTAGATGAAATTAATCCTATTTTGCGTGAACAAAATCTTATTGCATTTGGTACAGATGAGAATAATCTTATTCAAGGTCTTAATGACAATGATATGATGTTTGGTAAGGGAGGTAATGACACTCTTTATGGTAATGCAGGCGATGACACCTTAATCGGTGGAGTTGGTAATGATACCTTAATTGGTGGAATTGGTGATGACACCTATGTATTTAGTGGAGACTGGGGACAAGACATTATCCGTGATAACACTGATAACAACAAAATTTATTTGGAAGGTATAAATCCTGACAGTTTGCACCTATTTAGAGATGGTAATGACTTAATTATCAAACAACTTGGTACTACTAATCAAATTACTGTTTATAATCAATTCCACCATCAAGCAGATAGTACACATATCACAAGTATCCAATCAATTACTTTTGACAATGGTGTGATTTGGGATGTTAATATCATCAAACAAAAAACGGTCATTGGTACAGATGATGATAATATTATTCAAGGTCTTAATGACAATGATATGATATTTGGTAAGGGAGGTAATGACACTCTTTATGGTAATGCAGGTGATGACACCTTAATCGGTGGAGTTGGTAATGATACCTTAATTGGTGGAATTGGTGATGATAGCTATGTATTTAGTGGAGACTGGGGACAAGACATTATATCTGACAATACTGGCACCAACCAAATCCGCTTAGAAGGTGTGAAACCATCTGAAGTTTATCTATATCATGATAATAGACATTTGATTATTAAGCAATTAGGCTCAGAGAACAGCATCCAAATTCAACATCAATTTGATGATAAGGTCGGTCAAGTTCCTATCACAAGTATTCTATTTGCTGACGGTACACTTTGGGATAGTTCAGTTTTTAAGAAGTACGCAGTAATCGGCACCCCATTAAATGATGTACGCTATGGCTTTGATGGTCTTGACATTATGTATGGTCAAGATGGTGATGATACGCTCTATGGTCAGCTTGATAATGACATTTTATATGGTGGTGATGGTCAGGATCAATTATATGGCGAAGATGGTAATGACACCCTTTATGGTGAAAATGGTAATGATACCCTAGATGGGGGCATTGGTGCAGACCGCCTAATTGGTGGAGCTGGCAATGACATATATTATGTCAATGAATTAGGCGATGAAGTCATTGAAAATGCTGAAGAAGGTGAGGATATTGTGATTAGTGCAATAGATTACACCTTAACTCAACACGTAGAGAACCTGACTTTAGTCAATAATGAACAGGCGATTACAGCTACGGGTAATACCTTAAATAACATTATTATCGGTAATGCACTTGATAATACTCTAGATGGTCAAGCAGGGATAGATACCATGATTGGTGGTACAGGTAATGACACTTACTATGTGGACAATAGCCAAGATATTATCATAGAACAAGCAGGAGAAGGTAATGACCATATCATAGCAAGTAGTGACTACACACTATCGGCATATATTGAAAATCTAACCTTAGTAGATAATGCTACGATTGCGATAGGTAATGACCACAATAACATCATAATTGGTAATCAACAAGCAAACCACTTAGAAGGAGGTCGTGGTGATGACAGTCTAAATGGTGGTTTAGGTGCTGATACCATGATAGGTGGTTTAGATAATGATACTTACTATGTGGATAATATCTTAGACCGAGTTGTAGAACTCATAGATGAAGGCTATGATACCATCATCAGTCAGGTTGATTATACACTTAGTCAGCACGTAGAACATTTAATTCTAGAGGCAGGTTCAAAAGCCATTTATGCTACAGGCAATGAACTTAATAATTTCATTGAGGGCAATGAACACAACAACATCATTGACGGAGGTGCAGGAGCAGACCGTATGAATGGTGGAGCTGGTAATGACTATTACATCGTCGATCATGAATTTGATCAAGTACTTGAGCATTTTAGTTTAGAGAGTGGTATAGACACCGTAGAGCAACACATCGACCGCCCATTCTATGACTTTGATGAGTTTGGTAATACGAACAAAACAGGCTCTTACCACTTACTTTTTAATAATGTAGAAAACCTGATTTTAAAAGGCACAGCCAAAACAGCATTTGGTAATGACTTAGATAATATCATTACCCTAAACGAGCAAAACAACTTTGTGAATGCTCTATCAGGTAATGACACCATTATCTACCAAAAAGGAGGAGGTAAGGACACCATTGTGAGCACAGATCGCTTGGAAAGTATGGACACATTGGTTATCGAAGGCTATGAAATGTCAGAAGCAATGTTTGTCCGTGTGACCAATACAGCCAGCCCCCATGATATGCTCCAAATCCGCTTTAAAGGAACAAATGACCAAATTACTTTACTTGATTATTTTGCCAGCGATATGAATGGTCAAAACAATCGAATAGATGAAATTACCTTTAAAAAAGGTGAGCAGATGACTACATTGTCACAAAGCGAGTTTGAAACAAAAATCTTTGCTCAGACCAACAACCATGCACCGCAGGTAAATAAATATCCAAAACCAATACAAGGAGAGATCGGTAAGGTGTTATCCGTTAGCTTTGATAAAGACACCATCAAAGATATAGACCCTTATGACAGAGAATTATCTTACCGCCTAACACTGGCAAGTAAAGGAGCTGATGGACAGTATGAAGCACTACCAAGCTGGCTCAACTTTGACCCAGCCACACTCACTTTGACAGGCACACCACCCAAAGGAACAAAAAGCAACCTTCAATTCATCCTATGGGGCGAAGACAGCTTTAATCATAGTGCTGGTGCCTATGTTAATCTTAACATTGCCAATAGTACAAATCATACACCAGCAACGACTGTACCATCAGCCCCTATTGTTACAGGTAATACCATCAAAGATACTAAAGGCAATGATACGCTAAAAGGTACAATTGCTGATAACACCTTTATTTACACAGGTGGAGTAGACACCATTACAGATAAAGGAGGATATGATACATTGGTCTTTGGCAATGGTATTACCTTTAATCAGGTAGGTCAAGGACTGATGATGTCAGGTAATGATTTGGTGCTAAGAGTGAATGGTAGCAGTGCCAACCAAGTAACACTAAAAAACTTCTTTACAGATGGCAATAGCATTATTGAAACCATCAAATTTGAAACTGGTGGTCAAATTGACTACAAGCAAATTTACAGTTTGTTTGGTAAAACAGTAGCAACCGACACACCTGCCCCAACAACAGACACCACCACAAGTCCAGCCAAGCCAACAGTTAGCCCACAAAACAACTTTGTTGGCACAGCAAAAGCGGATAAGATAACAGGTACCAAAGGTAATGACCAATTACAAGGTTTATCGGGAGCGGATACTTTAAATGCTAAAGAAGGTAATGATATACTTATCGGAGGCATAGGTAATGATACCTTGATGGGAGGTATAGGCGATGATTTATACTACTTTACCCAAGGCTTTGGCAGAGATACGATTATTAATACAGGAGGTGGCTATGATAACATCTATTTTGATGGTATTAGTTTTAACCAAATCGGACAAGGTTTAACTAAACAAAACAATAATCTCATTCTCAAAGTGAAAGGCAGTACAGATGAATTGACGTTGAAGGATTTCTTTTTAGGTGGGGACAATGCTAGTCTTAACATTCACTTTAAGGATGGGGGGAGTATTAGTAATACCCAGCTTTTAGATGCATTTAAATCGAGTAAAACGCCAACACATAGTGATAGTCAAGGGTTTAATCAAGCATTAGAGACATCATTAGTGTTGATGGAAGAGTTTAAACATCTTACAACAGACACACATACACCTATTTTTTAG
- a CDS encoding TonB-dependent receptor, with translation MLNVLKKAKIVLALLSLGASSMIWADTTQVLPTIEVTAEQESSETNLLGKRPNVSDQTIQAKELKQSATTLGDALSGELGIHSNQFGGGASAPIIRGQEGKRIKVLANNADVVDMANMSPDHAISVDTHLAKQVELVRGATTLLYSSGNAAGVVNVIDNKIPSALPNHGFEAEAGFRFNTNSNEKLTTLGTTIGLGKNFAVRLEGLNRDVGNYKTPNHLHPIHEFEHGEIETTYQKLNYLPESWAKGKVGTVGLSWLGKHGYLGASLTERREKYGLPAHSHAYEQCQVSVIMPRGFRDEPYLAIYPHLVSKDTHINWENAKVHHCEDSHTHAGHSHDDEHEHESAWIDLKSKRYEIRGEWLEPVKGIAKTRLHLARTDYKHDEKEGSEANSFFKNKGTSARLEFAHQPIGELQGVWGIQYLNSKNSATEKPKFHYNVWKKRYEPVDKQPLLNNNETKNISLFGLEQLKWNNFTFELSGRAEQQKVSMDYDVEAISDIIDRKCGTSYSCRNEAIQDKIQQTVVKLKPHKENAYSYALSTHWQFKPNYTLSLNLSHQERVPNAQELYAHGMHLATNSFEMGNIHLRKEKSNNFELGLGYQGDKLDYKLSSYLYDFDNYIYLFALNENSNTFSVDKDNRLLRINRYEQSKARFYGVEAQIGYQFTPVYYVSFFGDYVRGRLKDLPDVVDETHWLTGEPTSYKSQADRYTPRLPPMRLGTRIKANFDENWSGNVEFIRTFDQNKLSKFESKTNGYDMLNMGLNYQGRFVPSEYDVFFKANNLLDQKVYAHETYLPYIPQMGRNFSLGVNWKF, from the coding sequence ATGTTAAACGTGTTAAAGAAAGCAAAAATTGTTTTAGCGTTGCTATCGTTAGGTGCAAGTTCGATGATTTGGGCAGATACAACCCAAGTACTACCAACGATTGAAGTAACAGCAGAACAAGAAAGTAGCGAAACAAACTTATTGGGTAAACGTCCTAATGTGAGCGACCAAACCATTCAAGCTAAAGAGTTGAAACAAAGTGCAACAACTTTGGGTGATGCCTTAAGTGGAGAATTAGGCATTCATTCTAACCAATTTGGTGGTGGGGCATCTGCTCCGATTATTCGTGGGCAAGAAGGGAAACGTATTAAGGTACTTGCTAATAATGCAGATGTGGTTGATATGGCAAATATGTCGCCAGACCATGCAATTAGTGTGGATACTCACTTAGCTAAACAAGTAGAATTAGTTCGTGGAGCAACTACTTTACTTTATAGCTCGGGTAATGCCGCAGGTGTTGTCAATGTTATTGACAATAAAATTCCAAGTGCATTACCAAATCATGGTTTTGAAGCAGAAGCTGGGTTTCGTTTTAATACCAATAGTAATGAAAAATTGACTACATTAGGTACAACAATTGGTTTAGGTAAAAATTTTGCTGTACGTTTAGAAGGTCTAAATCGTGATGTGGGGAATTATAAAACACCAAATCATTTACATCCGATACATGAATTTGAACATGGAGAGATAGAAACAACGTATCAAAAATTAAATTATTTACCTGAAAGTTGGGCTAAAGGTAAAGTGGGAACAGTTGGATTATCATGGTTAGGTAAACATGGCTATTTAGGAGCTTCTTTAACTGAACGCCGTGAAAAATATGGCTTACCTGCACATAGTCATGCTTATGAACAGTGCCAAGTGAGTGTGATTATGCCACGAGGTTTTCGAGATGAACCGTATTTGGCGATTTATCCACATTTAGTAAGCAAAGATACCCATATTAATTGGGAAAATGCCAAAGTCCATCATTGTGAAGATAGCCATACTCATGCAGGACATAGCCATGATGATGAGCATGAACATGAATCAGCATGGATTGATTTAAAATCGAAACGTTATGAAATTCGTGGTGAATGGTTAGAGCCTGTTAAAGGTATAGCAAAAACACGCTTACACCTTGCTCGTACTGATTATAAACATGATGAGAAGGAAGGAAGTGAGGCAAATAGTTTCTTTAAAAATAAAGGTACATCAGCACGTTTAGAATTTGCTCATCAACCTATTGGAGAATTACAGGGTGTTTGGGGAATACAATATTTAAATTCTAAAAATAGTGCAACTGAAAAACCTAAGTTCCATTATAATGTCTGGAAAAAAAGATATGAACCTGTTGATAAACAACCTCTCTTAAATAATAATGAAACCAAGAATATTAGCCTATTTGGGCTAGAACAATTGAAATGGAATAATTTTACGTTTGAATTATCTGGACGTGCAGAACAACAGAAAGTAAGTATGGATTATGATGTTGAGGCTATCAGTGATATTATTGATAGAAAATGTGGGACAAGTTATAGTTGTCGTAACGAAGCCATTCAAGATAAAATTCAACAAACTGTTGTCAAGTTAAAACCGCATAAAGAGAATGCTTATTCTTATGCGTTGAGTACACATTGGCAATTTAAACCTAATTATACATTATCTTTAAATTTATCTCATCAAGAACGTGTACCTAATGCACAAGAGCTGTATGCTCATGGTATGCATTTAGCAACAAATTCTTTTGAAATGGGCAATATTCATTTGCGTAAAGAAAAATCCAATAATTTTGAACTTGGTTTAGGTTATCAAGGTGATAAATTGGATTATAAATTATCAAGCTATCTTTATGATTTTGATAATTATATTTATTTATTTGCATTAAATGAAAATTCTAATACCTTTTCAGTAGATAAAGATAATCGTTTATTACGCATTAATCGTTATGAACAATCTAAAGCTCGTTTTTATGGGGTAGAAGCACAGATTGGCTATCAGTTCACACCAGTATATTATGTCTCATTTTTTGGTGATTATGTGCGTGGTCGCTTAAAAGATTTACCAGATGTGGTAGACGAAACACATTGGCTAACAGGTGAGCCGACATCTTATAAATCTCAAGCAGATCGTTATACCCCACGTTTACCCCCAATGCGTTTAGGTACACGGATTAAAGCGAATTTTGATGAAAATTGGTCAGGTAATGTAGAATTTATACGTACTTTTGACCAAAATAAACTTTCTAAATTTGAGAGTAAAACTAACGGTTATGATATGTTAAATATGGGTTTAAATTATCAAGGGCGGTTTGTTCCTAGTGAATATGATGTATTCTTTAAAGCGAATAACTTACTTGACCAAAAAGTGTATGCACATGAAACATATTTACCATATATTCCACAAATGGGACGTAACTTTAGTTTAGGTGTGAATTGGAAATTTTAA
- a CDS encoding VacJ family lipoprotein, with protein sequence MKRATILSLAFLTSSAVFAQAPSNESQITKPVRYLTIKNFTVDARAQQPATVKDPFEPMNRKIFTFNETLDKYIAKPVAVQYQEKVPEEVRGSYHSFRKNLGEPWNAVNQLIQGKPVRATKTLGRFTVNTLTSLGFADPASRIGLTQQEESFGTTLGYYGVNTGPYLMLPVLGPSTMRDAVGMAIDRQAQPQSYLHNDKATISMTTLTGVDKRAGLLSIEQMLPEDKYAAIRDVYLERKAFDIAELQGVTQEHVFADDIEVINEDVELSDEVLPDELSVPTE encoded by the coding sequence ATGAAACGTGCTACTATTCTAAGCCTTGCATTTTTAACGAGTAGTGCAGTATTTGCACAAGCTCCATCAAATGAATCTCAAATAACTAAGCCTGTACGTTATTTAACCATCAAAAATTTTACGGTTGATGCACGAGCACAACAGCCTGCTACGGTAAAAGATCCATTTGAACCGATGAATCGTAAGATTTTTACTTTTAATGAAACTTTGGATAAATATATTGCGAAACCTGTTGCAGTCCAATATCAAGAAAAAGTTCCAGAAGAAGTTCGTGGTTCATATCATTCATTTCGTAAAAATTTAGGTGAACCTTGGAATGCAGTCAATCAGCTTATTCAAGGAAAACCTGTACGAGCAACTAAGACTTTAGGACGTTTTACGGTTAATACTTTAACTAGTTTAGGGTTTGCTGACCCTGCAAGTCGTATTGGTTTAACGCAACAAGAAGAAAGTTTTGGTACAACGTTAGGTTATTATGGTGTAAATACAGGGCCTTATTTGATGTTACCTGTGTTAGGTCCAAGTACTATGCGTGATGCAGTAGGTATGGCGATTGACAGACAAGCTCAACCACAGAGTTATTTACATAATGATAAAGCAACAATAAGCATGACAACTTTAACAGGTGTGGATAAACGTGCAGGTTTGTTAAGTATTGAACAAATGTTACCAGAAGATAAATATGCTGCGATTCGTGATGTTTATTTAGAGCGTAAAGCATTTGATATTGCTGAACTGCAAGGTGTAACGCAAGAACACGTCTTTGCTGATGATATTGAAGTGATTAATGAAGATGTGGAATTGTCTGATGAAGTTTTACCAGATGAATTATCTGTACCAACTGAATAA